One region of Solea senegalensis isolate Sse05_10M linkage group LG14, IFAPA_SoseM_1, whole genome shotgun sequence genomic DNA includes:
- the fetub gene encoding fetuin B has protein sequence MKHCVWLLLALGCVHVHGAPVESVGLEQGSCTDAFALSAAKEALTKINQDRQDGYIFGLHRLSNVHIGKHKETGVVFYLTLDVVETNCSVLNKRHDKNCEARPIDNTPVYGQCKAVIYFNRPHRVVRLIKYDCKLRPVPAGKVTEVCPDCPTLWNNDDPMIQKTVSESLEKFNKDSGLKKRFALLKVARSTSSMGMATFYNAEYAIQETTCVNSADAVAADKCPLMDCEFAHKGFCKASRHTAPDGEEGITVECEIYEPEAGEREKKQHLLGGETDHSHNDTKTHNHDHDHAHAADQAHTHDHVHDHTKSHAQHVKTHTHADDSAHHHTHDHGAGSAHRHAHAHSHDHGHGHDHAHAHHAKAHNHSGDSANHHHDYKHAGTEHTHEHDHELALDHDHKHAHLHEHEHHHHHHDHEHETAHHDHPEGTVMMLPAVDKPVTLPFFPENPHETGVTLPSQPDPQIPGESKPVIEPFPTSLSAQCVQPSGNVSLVDTLLMEDPRFKADAFNIWLGDTIGALCVCVCVCVCGCYRMSVYLLILCLALLHQEGRATPDAPSCVSPEAVRVAEETLEQINQDRTNGYILSLNRLYDLSHTPDTEKDGSLYKLTIDVMETKCHIASKKPWKQCEVRDISDVPVYGECEVSAFVDTRVKLQSYSCVLREVPATAVVGVCPDCPTADNMNEPVVKETATLSLQRFNEESRLANYFTLERITRASSQWVVGPSYFVEFTIVETVCSKGTDASEMSSCPPMDCQFAHRGFCLGSHMAHEDQFEIRPMGGKKGSSFQDRKPVEVKCEIYEPQAAAVEEHAHAKADAEHTGHQHHNHTHLHPHEHVHTGSAGSDVAVAMPKSSLGTVVHQPAPARSSPKTSSCPGPRRHNLGLDSLKL, from the exons ATGAAGCACTGTGTGTGGCTGTTGCTGGCGTTGGGCTGTGTGCACGTTCACGGTGCACCAGTGGAGAGCGTCGGCCTCGAGCAGGGTTCGTGCACTGACGCGTTTGCCCTGAGTGCTGCGAAGGAGGCCCTCACCAAGATCAACCAGGACCGGCAGGACGGCTACATCTTTGGCCTGCACCGGCTGTCCAACGTGCACATTGGAAAACAT aaagagactgGTGTGGTTTTCTACCTGACTCTGGATGTTGTGGAGACCAACTGCAGTGTCCTGAACAAGAGGCACGACAAGAACTGCGAGGCTCGTCCCATCGACAACACACCG gtttACGGACAGTGCAAAGCCGTCATCTACTTTAACAGGCCACACAGAGTGGTGCGTCTCATCAAATACGACTGTAAACTAAgaccag TTCCCGCTGGTAAGGTTACTGAGGTGTGTCCCGACTGTCCGACTCTGTGGAACAACGACGACCCTATGATTCAGAAGACCGTGTCTGAGTCTCTGGAGAAGTTTAACAAGGACAGCGGGCTGAAAAAACGATTCGCCTTGCTCAAAGTCGCCCGCTCTACCTCTTCG ATGGGCATGGCGACGTTCTACAACGCAGAGTACGCCATCCAGGAAACCACCTGTGTCAACAGCGCAGATGCAGTGGCGGCCGATAAGTGCCCGCTCATGGACTGCGAGTTCGCT CACAAGGGCTTCTGTAAGGCATCTCGTCACACCGCTCCTGATGGGGAGGAAGGCATCACTGTAGAGTGTGAGATCTACGAGCCTGAG GCTggcgagagagagaagaaacagCACCTGCTGGGCGGCGAGACCGACCACAGCCACAACGACACAAAAACGCACAACCACGACCACGACCACGCCCACGCCGCCgaccaagcacacacacacgaccacgTGCACGACCACACCAAGAGCCACGCGCAGCACGTCAAGACCCACACGCACGCCGACGACAGCGCCCACCACCACACCCACGACCACGGTGCGGGCAGCGCCCACAGGCACGCCCACGCTCACTCCCACGACCACGGGCACGGCCACGACCACGCGCACGCCCATCACGCCAAAGCACATAACCACAGCGGCGACTCGGCAAACCATCACCACGACTACAAGCACGCCGGCACCGAGCACACGCACGAGCACGACCACGAGTTGGCCCTGGACCACGACCACAAGCACGCTCACCTGCACGAGCAcgagcaccaccaccaccaccacgaccACGAACACGAGACCGCACACCACGACCACCCAGAGGGCACGGTGATGATGTTGCCCGCCGTTGACAAGCCCGTGACTCTGCCCTTCTTCCCCGAGAACCCCCACGAGACTGGAGTCACCCTGCCCTCCCAGCCTGACCCTCAGATCCCCGGAGAGAGCAAACCTGTCATCGAGCCCTTCCCCACCTCACTCTCAGCCCAGTGCGTCCAACCATCGGGCAATGTCAGCCTGGTGGACACACTCCTCATGGAGGACCCACGGTTCAAAGCAGATGC tttcA ACATTTGGCTTGGTGACACTATCggggccctgtgtgtgtgtgtgtgtgtgtgtgtttgtgggtgttaCAGGATGAGTGTGTATCTGCTGATTCTGTGTCTGGCTTTGCTGCATCAGGAGGGGAGAGCCACACCGGACGCTCCAAGCTGCGTCAGTCCCGAGGCAGTGAGAGTCGCAGAGGAGACCCTGGAGCAGATCAACCAGGACCGGACCAACGGATACATCCTGAGCCTCAACAGACTGTACGACCTCTCGCACACTCCTGACACG gagaAAGATGGCTCCCTCTACAAGCTGACCATTGatgtcatggagaccaaatgCCACATTGCCAGCAAGAAACCTTGGAAACAGTGTGAAGTCAGAGATATTAGTGATGTTCCG GTGTACGGGGAGTGTGAGGTGTCTGCCTTTGTCGACACTCGAGTCAAACTTCAGAGCTACTCCTGCGTTCTTCGAGAAG TTCCCGCCACTGCAGTGGTCGGTGTGTGTCCGGACTGTCCCACGGCTGATAACATGAACGAGCCGGTCGTCAAGGAGACGGCCACTCTCTCCCTGCAGAGGTTCAACGAAGAAAGTCGCCTGGCCAACTACTTTACTCTGGAGAGAATCACCAGGGCCAGCTCACAG TGGGTGGTCGGTCCGTCCTACTTTGTGGAGTTCACCATCGTGGAAACGGTGTGTTCAAAGGGAACAGATGCGAGTGAGATGAGCAGCTGCCCACCCATGGACTGCCAGTTTGCA CATAGAGGCTTCTGTTTGGGCTCACACATGGCCCACGAGGACCAGTTTGAAATCAGGCCCATGGGCGGAAAGaagggaagctcatttcaggacAGGAAGCCCGTAGAGGTGAAGTGTGAGATCTACGAACCTCAG GCTGCCGCTGTGGAGGAACACGCCCATGCCAAAGCAGACGCTGAGCACACCGGGCATCAGcaccacaaccacacacacctgcatccCCACGAGCACGTGCACACGGGCTCAGCGGGCTCTGACGTCGCCGTCGCCATGCCAAAGAGTTCTCTCGGGACTGTGGTGCATCAGCCTGCTCCTGCCAGATCGTCCCCGAAAACAAGCTCCTGCCCCGGGCCGCGCAGGCACAATCTGGGCTTAGACAGTCTTAAGCTGTAA